The Plutella xylostella chromosome 12, ilPluXylo3.1, whole genome shotgun sequence genome includes a window with the following:
- the LOC105388456 gene encoding J domain-containing protein gives MSGVDEILNYESNPNDDYYALLGCDENSSVEQITAEYKVLALQHHPDKNDGDKEAEAKFQKLKEAKETLCDPSKRALYDKWKQSGIAMSFKQWHGMKDHVQQSMHWSKPNTKDRMLPETEGGKSGPSSLGPSNAAARRASEGGANLWGRWGGGNQEPPSEVINKFRNYEI, from the exons ATGAGTGGTGTGGACGAAATACTCAATTATGAGAGTAACCCCAATGATGACTACTACGCACTGCTCGGCTGCGATGAGAACTCTTCG GTTGAGCAAATAACTGCGGAGTACAAGGTGCTGGCTCTTCAGCACCACCCCGACAAGAACGATGGCGATAAGGAGGCTGAGGCGAAGTTCCAAAAACTGAAG GAAGCCAAGGAGACCCTGTGCGACCCGTCGAAGCGTGCTCTCTACGACAAGTGGAAGCAGAGCGGCATCGCCATGAGCTTCAAGCAGTGGCACGGCATGAAGGACCACGTCCAGCAGTCCATGCACTGGTCCAAGCCTAACACCAAGGACAG GATGCTGCCAGAAACCGAAGGCGGGAAGTCTGGTCCGTCGAGCCTGGGCCCGTCCAACGCAGCCGCTCGTCGCGCATCCGAGGGGGGCGCCAACCTGTGGGGGCGCTGGGGGGGCGGCAACCAGGAGCCCCCCTCCGAGGTCATCAACAAGTTCCGCAACTACGAGATCTAA
- the LOC105388457 gene encoding phosphoinositide 3-kinase adapter protein 1: MGPQFDYCLRATNNPSYFALTDKESQDVPDSRAPAEVCSRSAPGRVWAEGARAGRGGEGVRSLGAARRKEPESPRRREFRALLRSLSAREPEQAEGFLRGQPRPGDRAPGDMRHTSTAPRIKKGKISSTVVTPNGLQEREEVFYTIPLQGRRRHSVSGYLATGPGGLGEVTVVPSEVPTMPPPKPQASDEEVRKRRPRNFPFKEMEDISILWSSGSPESALWSDYLVASFDKIMSQRARHHYRVTPMTVEELMGPDSQEKLNKLAKAQLQIVIICPKLTAKMADLKRETNMENLFKVDKVLVMLLGVEKNDVVADNAADYPSIDQWQMMSVREKDTSFVDTFLTSAVGILRTKDCRDTATDRTSFSIVPKKVKLGQSRVIALLNDPIREEDSIKIMVDKKGEVIHINTFKKRNPYTLQFDIPESCLEVSMLVWVRVSKNGQPLGRRQIKCESRLRELDQLLRASDHPLEFMCQTLGFKATSKEQLDSWMLNAFQKNIPPHFNLLASPEQFNPKSDVSSGEEYPTLLHWAARFGLERLCWQLLECPGGGAACALRNVRHLTPAELAREQRHDKLADVLASHLQMNEFSNMYYYLKNMTENNEDDNNKENKMEEELRIVESEDTVDFPNYTNDPAKEENKEITDPFSEVCTQNLEENLKKEYEKKRPSLKLPKVSEQLYQNDFAAHTEAVDRVQQAIEHDYLVQPSNIKVESPKFKCNNFYVNSSRLTAQHSDNIFLYSPTEESKSFTIDTPTSDICQINLNTKDIRSSASIKSGKESCPLTGQEELAEIINDFKNNVFTISEVEKLVMEWKNRNETQQSLKEKQEQLNKMRVEYDKIQQKIKDHMKRPTPFERVKKMFSKNKSKHSENGSIEKRNGSTRPNSSLSESSSSSGRLSTVSGGSVGETNSVQSEMDDKARSIISSSTLTMHSATSDIDHKLDDYLIPPPPRPLNGGPQLTTFGHPRHDQINRGQHMATIVERETSASRERLDCADARNGTHLLLNFTNRDRLPSRCDDRDGAHMYMNISATHT; the protein is encoded by the exons ATGGGTCCGCAGTTTGACTACTGTTTACGTGCCACCA aTAATCCATCATACTTCGCGCTCACGGACAAGGAGTCGCAAGATGTGCCGGACAGCCGCGCCCCGGCCGAGGTGTGCTCGCGGTCGGCGCCAGGGCGCGTGTGGGCGGAGGGCGCGCGGGCAGGGCGCGGGGGGGAGGGCGTGCGGTCgctgggcgcggcgcggcgcaagGAGCCCGagagcccgcgccgccgcgagTTCCGCGCGCTGCTGCGGTCGCTGTCGGCGCGCGAGCCCGAGCAGGCCGAGGGGTTCCTGCGCGGGCAGCCGAGACCAGGGGACAGGGCGCCCGGAGACATGAGGCACACGTCCACCGCTCCCAGGATCAA GAAAGGCAAAATCAGCTCGACAGTAGTCACGCCGAACGGCTTGCAAGAGCGCGAGGAGGTCTTCTACACCATTCCACTGCAAGGTCGCCGGCGGCACTCGGTCAGCGGCTACCTGGCGACCGGGCCCGGCGGCCTGGGCGAGGTCACCGTGGTGCCCAGCGAGGTGCCCACCATGCCGCCCCCCAAGCCACAAGCCTCAGATGAAGAGGTCCGCAAACGACGACCCAGGAACTTCCCGTTCAAAG AAATGGAGGACATCTCGATACTGTGGAGCTCGGGGTCGCCGGAGAGCGCTCTGTGGTCCGACTACCTGGTCGCCAGCTTCGACAAGATCATGTCCCAGAGGGCGAGGCACCATTACAG AGTAACCCCAATGACGGTAGAAGAGCTGATGGGCCCGGATTCTCAAGAGAAGCTGAACAAATTGGCCAAAGCGCAGCTGCAGATTGTCATCATATGTCCAAAGCTGACAGCCAAGATGGCGGACCTCAAGAGAGAGACAAACATGGAGAATCTGTTCAAAGTGGACAAAGTCCTGGTGATGCTGCTTGGGGTTGAGAAAAACGATGTGGTTGCTGACAATGCTGCTG ACTACCCGAGCATCGACCAATGGCAGATGATGTCGGTCCGCGAGAAGGACACGTCATTCGTGGACACATTCCTGACGTCGGCCGTGGGCATCCTGAGGACCAAAGACTGTCGGGACACCGCCACCGACCGCACCAGCTTTTCCATCGTGCCGAAGAAGGTCAAACTT GGCCAAAGTCGGGTGATAGCGCTGCTAAACGACCCTATTAGAGAAGAAGACAGCATTAAGATAATGGTCGATAAGAAGGGAGAGGTCATCCACATCAACACGTTCAAGAAACGGAACCCATACACGCTTCAGTTCGATATCCCTG AGTCATGCCTGGAGGTGTCGATGCTGGTGTGGGTGCGAGTCAGCAAGAACGGGCAGCCGCTGGGACGGAGGCAGATCAAGTGCGAGAGCCGCCTGCGCGAGCTGGACCAACTGCTCAGGGCTTCTGATCATCCGCTCGAGTTTATGTGTCAG ACGCTCGGCTTCAAAGCGACCAGTAAGGAGCAGCTGGACAGCTGGATGCTCAACGCTTTCCAGAAGAACATTCCCCCGCACTTCAACTTGCTAGCTTCGCCTGAACAGTTCAACCCTAAATCTGATGTTTCGA GTGGCGAAGAATACCCGACCCTCCTGCACTGGGCGGCCCGGTTCGGGCTCGAGCGCCTGTGCTGGCAGCTACTGGAGTGCCCGGGCGGGGGCGCCGCCTGTGCGCTCAGGAACGTTCGGCACCTCACGCCGGCCGAGCTGGCGAGAGAGCAGCGGCATGATAAACTGGCTGATGTGCTCGCTTCACATCTG CAAATGAACGAATTCTCCAACATGTACTACTATTTGAAAAACATGACAGAGAACAACGAGGACGACAACAACAAAGAGAACAAAATGGAGGAGGAACTGAGAATAGTCGAGTCCGAAGACACAGTCGACTTCCCGAACTACACCAACGACCCGGCCAAAGAAGAGAACAAAGAAATAACCGACCCATTCAGTGAAGTCTGCACACAGAACTTGGAAGAAAACTTAAAGAAGGAATACGAAAAGAAGCGACCGTCGCTAAAACTGCCGAAAGTATCAGAGCAGCTTTACCAAAATGACTTCGCAGCGCACACAGAAGCAGTCGATAGAGTGCAACAAGCCATTGAACACGACTACCTGGTCCAGCCATCCAACATTAAAGTTGAGAGCCCTAAGTTCAAATGCAACAACTTCTACGTCAACAGCTCACGCCTCACCGCGCAACACTCAGACAACATATTCCTCTACTCACCCACCGAAGAATCCAAATCATTCACCATCGACACACCCACCAGTGATATTTGCCAAATAAACCTCAATACCAAAGACATAAGGAGCAGTGCTAGTATTAAGTCCGGAAAGGAAAGCTGTCCTCTGACTGGACAGGAGGAGTTAGCGGAAATCATTAACGATTTCAAAAACAATGTGTTCACAATTTCTGAAGTGGAAAAGTTGGTGATGGAATGGAAGAATAGAAACGAAACTCAGCAGTCCCTGAAGGAGAAACAGGAGCAACTGAACAAGATGCGAGTTGAATACGACAAGATACAACAGAAGATAAAGGACCACATGAAGAGACCGACTCCGTTCGAGAGAGTCAAGAAAATGTTCTCTAAGAACAAGAGCAAGC ACTCTGAAAATGGATCAATAGAAAAGCGCAACGGAAGCACAAGACCAAACAGCAGTTTGAGCGAGA gttcttcatcatcaggtcgTCTCAGCACAGTGAGTGGCGGCAGTGTCGGGGAGACCAACAGTGTGCAATCAGAGATGGATGACAAGGCTAGATctatt ATATCATCCAGCACACTCACCATGCACTCTGCAACTTCTGACATCGACCACAAGTTGGACGACTACCTgatcccgccgccgccgcgcccgctcAACGGAGGCCCGCAACTCACCACCTTCGGACACCCACGGCATGATCAGATCAACAG AGGGCAGCACATGGCAACGATCGTCGAGCGTGAAACCTCAGCGTCGCGCGAGCGGCTCGACTGCGCAGACGCACGCAACGGAACGCATCTGCTACTGAACTTCACCAACAGAGACCGCTTACCCAGTCGCTGCGACGACAGGGACGGCGCTCACATGTATATGAACATATCTGCTACACATACGTAG